One Caretta caretta isolate rCarCar2 chromosome 6, rCarCar1.hap1, whole genome shotgun sequence genomic region harbors:
- the PIGH gene encoding phosphatidylinositol N-acetylglucosaminyltransferase subunit H isoform X1 — protein sequence MEEGVYRAVSGGRIALQRRQYSASCREFSVRCPRLQLRSLSAATCSVWLAAYGLFVLSQNSMVLSAAIFITLIGLIVYLHFVKIDHESLLVIGSLGIQMTSSYASGKENTTFIEMSQVKDVVINEAIYMQKVIYYLCILLQDPGEPHGVSEVVPLFQSSKPRLDCLVEVYRSCQEILEQRKT from the exons ATGGAGGAGGGGGTGTACCGGGCCGTGTCCGGGGGCCGCATCGCGCTGCAGCGCCGCCAGTACAGCGCCTCCTGCCGGGAGTTCTCGGTGCGCTGCCCCCGGCTGCAGCTGCGCTCGCTGAGCGCCGCTACCTGCTCCGTCTGGCTGGCGGCTTATGGGCTCTTCGTGCTCAGCCAG AACAGCATGGTGCTCTCAGCTGCTATATTTATCACCCTGATTGGCTTGATCGTGTACCTGCACTTTGTGAAAATTGACCACGAGTCCCTGTTAGTCATTGGCTCACTTGGCATCCAGATGACCTCATCCTATGCTTCGGGCAAAGAGAATACAACCTTCATTGAAATGAGCCAAGTGAAGGACGTGGTCATCAATGAGGCCATCTATATG caAAAAGTTATCTATTACCTGTGCATCCTTCTCCAAGATCCTGGGGAACCTCATGGGGTGTCTGAGGTGGTGCCGCTCTTTCAG AGCTCCAAGCCACGTCTAGACTGTCTGGTTGAAGTGTACCGAAGTTGCCAAGAAATCCTGGAGCAGAGGAAGACTTAA
- the PIGH gene encoding phosphatidylinositol N-acetylglucosaminyltransferase subunit H isoform X2 produces MEEGVYRAVSGGRIALQRRQYSASCREFSVRCPRLQLRSLSAATCSVWLAAYGLFVLSQNSMVLSAAIFITLIGLIVYLHFVKIDHESLLVIGSLGIQMTSSYASGKENTTFIEMSQVKDVVINEAIYMQKVIYYLCILLQDPGEPHGVSEVVPLFQAIQCCHQ; encoded by the exons ATGGAGGAGGGGGTGTACCGGGCCGTGTCCGGGGGCCGCATCGCGCTGCAGCGCCGCCAGTACAGCGCCTCCTGCCGGGAGTTCTCGGTGCGCTGCCCCCGGCTGCAGCTGCGCTCGCTGAGCGCCGCTACCTGCTCCGTCTGGCTGGCGGCTTATGGGCTCTTCGTGCTCAGCCAG AACAGCATGGTGCTCTCAGCTGCTATATTTATCACCCTGATTGGCTTGATCGTGTACCTGCACTTTGTGAAAATTGACCACGAGTCCCTGTTAGTCATTGGCTCACTTGGCATCCAGATGACCTCATCCTATGCTTCGGGCAAAGAGAATACAACCTTCATTGAAATGAGCCAAGTGAAGGACGTGGTCATCAATGAGGCCATCTATATG caAAAAGTTATCTATTACCTGTGCATCCTTCTCCAAGATCCTGGGGAACCTCATGGGGTGTCTGAGGTGGTGCCGCTCTTTCAG GCTATACAGTGCTGCCACCAGTAG